A genomic region of Deltaproteobacteria bacterium contains the following coding sequences:
- the nudC gene encoding NAD(+) diphosphatase, which yields MTKHVFSGNPLDRGDVQRRDEDWLRQTARDPRSRFLPVWQLDILLRNGDRAELGWVKPADIERLDVDVPPVFLGLRDGTAHFAVDVSAVEEPLPALNLEEPWDFVEARAAAAQLKPEDVGILAQSKAQVDWHRRHRFCGVCGGATEQGRGGQVRRCNACYAEHFPRTDPVAIMVITDGERALLGQSRGRLARSGRYSALAGFIDQAECIEEAVRREVKEEAGITVGEVRYHSSQPWPFPSSLMIGCHGMALTTDIAMDDEEMTDVRWFTRQEVLSALAGKNPNLRVPDPVAIAHHLIRAWAEGRVVF from the coding sequence ATGACCAAACACGTTTTTTCCGGCAATCCCCTGGACCGCGGCGACGTGCAGCGCCGGGACGAGGACTGGCTCAGGCAGACGGCGCGCGACCCCCGTTCCCGCTTCCTGCCCGTGTGGCAACTCGACATCCTGCTGCGCAACGGCGACAGAGCGGAGTTGGGGTGGGTGAAGCCCGCCGACATCGAGAGGCTGGACGTTGACGTACCGCCGGTCTTCCTCGGCCTCAGGGACGGCACCGCCCACTTCGCGGTGGACGTCTCCGCGGTCGAAGAACCCCTGCCCGCGCTGAACCTCGAGGAGCCCTGGGACTTCGTCGAGGCGCGGGCCGCGGCCGCCCAGCTCAAGCCCGAGGACGTGGGCATCCTGGCCCAGAGCAAGGCCCAGGTGGACTGGCACCGCCGGCACCGGTTCTGCGGCGTGTGCGGCGGAGCCACCGAGCAGGGGCGCGGCGGACAGGTGCGCAGGTGTAACGCGTGCTACGCCGAGCACTTCCCGCGCACCGACCCCGTGGCCATCATGGTCATCACCGACGGCGAGCGCGCCCTGCTGGGCCAGTCCCGCGGGCGCCTGGCCCGCTCGGGCCGCTACTCCGCCCTGGCGGGCTTCATCGACCAGGCCGAGTGCATCGAGGAAGCCGTGCGGCGGGAAGTGAAGGAGGAGGCCGGCATCACGGTGGGCGAGGTGCGCTACCACTCCTCCCAACCCTGGCCCTTCCCCTCCTCCCTCATGATCGGCTGCCACGGCATGGCCCTGACGACGGACATCGCCATGGATGACGAGGAGATGACCGACGTGCGCTGGTTCACACGGCAAGAGGTCCTGTCCGCGCTGGCCGGCAAGAATCCCAACCTGCGCGTGCCCGACCCCGTCGCCATCGCCCACCATTTGATCCGGGCGTGGGCGGAGGGGCGGGTCGTGTTCTGA
- a CDS encoding asparaginase domain-containing protein, translated as MSKPRIAVFSGPRATIANTPALVTSNKGRGAGDRQLDGRFDHLVPQRLHEPVRVRIEKFSAHPLETDAAEVYHDDGKPYYEVELRPEDGAYPLPYMARRADNSEGGTPFEESDLRDAAIGYGGRQTFFPDASRLFEEIDRGLGGRGHDGAASELDRLAEFDFVRVLPPSGYMKQGEVAGRDFFPYSPRPLGKFLPGSAMARALNVVQRTIDSGRYDGFIWLEGSPHVEETLYWLSLVLDTSLPFVGISSQRPHGSLANDGDGNIVDATRYIASGLGTGLGAVGIVDEQIFAARNFKKGDARPGGYRATGGHGGVLGSAGHEVRVWFRPVYRTTGTSAVAVKDLPAEVRFQEYGDSPETAGIRIKDDDGSLRGDVIAAVHMVKYGHYMAEEDTADPDVEVDIMARIERGLTQEASAEPGVPRFHGFVLEGGAGTGSALHSQTAALAIAACHGLPVARVSRGDPEGALPSNPNDLTIEGNNLDATKARVLLRAAMLRLGRLPKARDPRTPPHGSARRHWRQLRATRKYSTLTKRASKVSCTGGEP; from the coding sequence ATGTCCAAGCCACGCATCGCGGTGTTTTCGGGACCACGCGCCACCATCGCCAACACGCCCGCGCTGGTGACGAGCAACAAGGGGCGGGGGGCGGGCGACCGGCAACTGGACGGCCGGTTCGACCACCTCGTGCCCCAGCGCCTGCACGAGCCCGTGCGCGTGCGCATCGAAAAGTTCAGCGCGCACCCGTTGGAAACCGATGCCGCCGAGGTCTACCACGACGACGGCAAGCCGTACTACGAGGTCGAGTTGCGACCCGAAGACGGTGCCTATCCCCTGCCCTACATGGCACGCCGCGCCGACAACTCGGAAGGCGGCACGCCCTTCGAGGAGAGCGACCTGCGCGATGCGGCCATCGGCTACGGCGGGCGGCAAACCTTCTTCCCGGACGCGTCGCGGCTGTTCGAAGAGATCGACCGCGGCCTGGGCGGGCGCGGCCACGACGGGGCGGCGAGCGAGCTGGACCGGCTCGCCGAGTTCGACTTCGTGCGCGTGCTCCCGCCGTCGGGCTACATGAAACAAGGAGAGGTGGCCGGGCGCGACTTCTTCCCCTACAGTCCCAGGCCCCTCGGAAAGTTTCTCCCCGGTTCGGCCATGGCCCGCGCGCTCAACGTGGTCCAGCGGACCATCGACTCGGGGCGCTACGACGGCTTCATCTGGCTGGAGGGGAGCCCCCACGTCGAAGAGACCCTATACTGGCTGAGCCTGGTGCTGGACACTTCCCTACCCTTCGTGGGCATCTCGTCACAGCGTCCCCACGGCTCGCTCGCCAACGACGGCGACGGCAACATCGTGGACGCGACGCGCTATATCGCCTCGGGCCTCGGCACGGGGCTCGGCGCGGTGGGCATCGTGGACGAGCAGATATTCGCGGCGCGCAACTTCAAGAAGGGCGACGCGCGGCCGGGCGGCTACCGCGCCACCGGCGGACACGGCGGCGTGCTCGGGAGCGCGGGCCACGAGGTGCGCGTGTGGTTCCGTCCCGTCTACCGGACCACGGGCACGTCCGCCGTTGCAGTCAAGGACCTGCCCGCCGAGGTCCGCTTTCAGGAATACGGCGACAGCCCCGAGACCGCGGGCATCCGTATCAAGGACGACGACGGCTCCCTGCGCGGCGACGTCATCGCCGCCGTGCACATGGTGAAGTACGGCCACTACATGGCGGAGGAAGACACGGCGGACCCGGACGTGGAGGTGGACATCATGGCGCGCATCGAACGCGGGCTCACGCAGGAAGCATCGGCGGAACCGGGGGTGCCGCGGTTCCACGGCTTCGTGCTGGAGGGGGGAGCGGGCACGGGCTCGGCACTCCACAGCCAGACCGCGGCCCTCGCCATCGCCGCCTGCCACGGCCTGCCGGTGGCGCGGGTGAGCCGCGGCGACCCGGAGGGTGCCCTGCCCTCCAATCCCAACGATCTGACCATCGAGGGAAACAACCTCGACGCCACCAAGGCGCGCGTGCTGCTGCGCGCCGCCATGCTGCGCCTGGGACGCCTGCCCAAGGCGCGCGACCCCCGCACCCCACCACACGGGAGCGCGAGGCGTCATTGGCGGCAATTGCGCGCTACCAGGAAATATTCGACACTCACTAAACGGGCTTCGAAGGTTTCCTGCACAGGAGGAGAACCATGA
- a CDS encoding dihydrodipicolinate synthase family protein, translating into MTGTLRFQGAIPANLLPFNEDLSFDEVNYRRHLSWLADVDGVDAIVCNGHAAEVSSLNREERRRALAIAADAVGDRVELISGIYTDNTLEAAELAKDARAEGAAGLLVFPPTVFMWGARLRPEMAVVHFETIAEATDLPLIVFEYPPAIGIGYAPETLARLAEIDQVVGVKDWSNDMVALEANLRALRGTGRPVAMLSSYTMSMFGSYVLGADGSISGMGSVTADLHAELFRAVKAGDLDAGRQLNDRLGPLVEVFYAPPFVDMHNRMKEALVMLGRIDKAVVRPPLRRIGDEERERIRGALLRSGLLLP; encoded by the coding sequence ATGACCGGCACACTCCGTTTCCAAGGGGCCATCCCGGCCAACTTGCTCCCCTTCAACGAGGACCTGTCGTTCGACGAGGTCAACTACCGGAGGCATCTGTCCTGGCTCGCGGACGTGGACGGCGTCGACGCCATCGTCTGCAACGGGCACGCCGCCGAGGTGTCGTCGCTAAACCGGGAGGAGCGGCGCCGGGCGTTGGCCATCGCCGCCGACGCCGTGGGGGACCGGGTGGAACTCATCTCGGGCATTTACACGGACAACACCCTTGAGGCGGCGGAGCTTGCCAAGGACGCCAGGGCGGAGGGAGCGGCCGGCCTCCTGGTGTTCCCGCCGACGGTGTTCATGTGGGGCGCCCGGCTCCGGCCCGAGATGGCCGTCGTTCATTTCGAGACCATCGCCGAGGCCACCGACTTGCCGCTCATCGTCTTCGAGTATCCGCCGGCCATCGGCATCGGCTACGCTCCCGAAACCCTGGCGCGGCTGGCGGAGATCGACCAGGTGGTGGGGGTCAAGGACTGGAGCAACGACATGGTGGCCCTGGAGGCCAACCTGCGGGCGTTGCGCGGGACCGGCCGCCCGGTGGCGATGCTGAGCAGCTACACGATGTCCATGTTCGGCAGCTACGTGTTGGGCGCGGACGGCTCCATCTCGGGAATGGGCAGCGTGACCGCCGATTTGCACGCGGAGCTATTCCGCGCGGTGAAGGCCGGGGACCTGGATGCCGGCCGTCAACTCAACGACCGTCTGGGGCCGCTCGTGGAAGTGTTTTACGCGCCGCCGTTCGTGGACATGCACAACCGCATGAAGGAGGCGCTGGTGATGCTGGGACGCATCGACAAGGCGGTGGTGCGTCCGCCATTGAGGCGCATCGGCGACGAGGAACGGGAACGGATCCGCGGAGCGCTGCTCAGGTCGGGCCTGCTGCTGCCCTGA
- a CDS encoding tripartite tricarboxylate transporter substrate-binding protein, which yields MNRKAPAGVALLTLIVALCAWFYPGSPAHAASSFYEGKTIKVIVGVNPGGGFDTFARMLARHLPLHIPGKPKFIVQNMPGAGSLIAANRVYAEQPGDGLTIVNFAAGIVMQALIGDPAAKFDPKGFLFLGDPSLPALPRVLWVRGDLPIRTLADLKKRKEPLAVGATGVGQSAAVMGEFERALGLPIKVVTGYKGSTGILAALERKELEGMNLSLHFVQDRYGHFIENGTIRPFLAIGTGPGAEAPPGVATLRDLTLNSDQRKLADFLIQSWSILRLYALPPGTPPDRLQVLQEAFLKALASPQFVSEAKRQGIRVSPRSGKDVARIIQLMTDAPPAVVAQYKKFLGLKK from the coding sequence ATGAACCGCAAAGCACCAGCCGGAGTAGCCCTGCTTACTCTCATCGTTGCCCTGTGCGCATGGTTTTATCCAGGGTCACCGGCACACGCGGCGTCTTCCTTCTACGAAGGCAAGACGATCAAGGTCATCGTCGGGGTCAACCCGGGCGGCGGCTTCGATACGTTCGCACGAATGCTGGCGCGGCATCTCCCGCTCCATATACCGGGCAAGCCGAAGTTCATCGTGCAGAACATGCCGGGGGCGGGCAGCCTGATAGCGGCCAACCGAGTCTACGCGGAACAACCCGGAGACGGTCTCACGATCGTCAACTTCGCCGCGGGCATCGTGATGCAGGCGTTGATCGGTGACCCGGCGGCCAAGTTCGACCCCAAGGGGTTCCTCTTCCTGGGTGATCCTTCCCTGCCGGCGCTGCCGAGAGTCCTGTGGGTACGGGGCGACCTGCCGATACGCACCCTCGCGGATCTGAAAAAGAGGAAGGAACCCCTCGCCGTGGGCGCCACGGGCGTGGGCCAGTCCGCCGCCGTCATGGGCGAATTCGAACGCGCACTCGGACTCCCGATCAAGGTTGTCACCGGGTACAAGGGTTCCACCGGCATCCTCGCGGCGCTGGAACGGAAAGAGCTGGAGGGGATGAATCTCTCCCTCCATTTCGTCCAGGACCGGTACGGGCACTTCATCGAGAACGGCACCATCCGCCCGTTCCTGGCCATCGGCACCGGCCCTGGGGCGGAAGCGCCTCCCGGAGTGGCGACCCTGAGGGACCTGACCCTCAACTCCGACCAGCGGAAGCTGGCCGATTTCCTGATTCAGAGTTGGAGCATCCTTCGCCTGTATGCACTTCCTCCAGGAACGCCGCCGGACCGATTGCAAGTGTTGCAGGAAGCCTTCCTCAAGGCCCTCGCCAGCCCCCAGTTCGTCAGCGAGGCGAAGCGTCAGGGCATCAGGGTCTCTCCGCGTTCGGGAAAGGACGTCGCCCGGATCATACAGCTCATGACCGACGCCCCTCCGGCCGTCGTCGCCCAATACAAGAAATTCCTGGGTCTCAAGAAATAG